CGCTTCCGCCTGCAGGGGGATCGCAGGGTTGTGATGCTGAGCCTCACGGAGAAAGGGGCCCAGGTCACCGCGATCGAGGCGGAGCTGCGCGCCCGCATCCGGGAGTGGCTGGAACCGGTGTGGCGGGAGGCCCAGGAGATTCAGGAGTACCTGGGCGTTCTGCTCCGGGACATGACCGATCCGCTGGCCGCGGAAGAGGCGCTGAAGCCGAAGGAGCGGCTGGTCGCGGCCAGCTGACCGGGCGCTGCACAGGCGAGAAACGGGCCAGGGCACGGAGCCCTGGCCCGTTTCGCGTCGAGCGGTCTACTAATCAATGTAATCGACGTGTCTGAGGCGTTGAACGGCGAGTTGCACGACGGAAGGGGCCGTCCCCGCCCCCTCGGCGATGGCTGCGGCGCCCACTGCGGCCCTCATCATCAGCCGTTTCCGCTGGGCCCACCGCTGCACCTTGCGGACCAGCCGGTCGGCCACCTCGACGGCCGCGGTCCGGTCGCTCCCGGGCAGAAGCAGCAGGTAGAGGTCATCCCGCCAGGGCAGGAGATGGTCACGGCTGCGGATGGACGTGGCCAGCAGGTCGGTGAGGATGGTGCCGGGCACCCTCGTCGCCAGGCCGGACTGGAAGAACTCCAGGTGGAGGAGGACCACGGTGGCGTTCATGCCCTCAGCCTGGTCCTGATGCAGGTCGGCGAAAATCCGCTGGAACTCGGCCGGCAGGTCCTCTGCCACCGTTCCGATCCGCGCGGGCGCGCTGGCGGCCTCCATCAGCGCCCGGTACAGCTCCACCCGGCTGCGCGTTCTGGTCTTGCGGTAGAGGTTGCGCAGGTGCGTCTTGACCGTGTTCTCGGAGATAAAGAGCGCGGCCGCAATCTCCTGGGTGGAGCGCCCGGAAACCAGCAGACGGCCGACCTCCAGTTCCCGCTGGCTGAGGTGCGCGCCCCAGATCCGCTCCAGGGAGTAGACGGCCACAGATGTCTTCTCGGCCTCCTGGATGCCCATAATTCTGCACGCTCCTTTGCAGCATGAACAGTACTCCTCAAATTCGCCGAAAAGTCATGGCCTCCTGCTCACCCGGCGCGGGTGATGTCCGAAAAGATCGAATTCATCCTCCCAGGTGATCTAACATAAAATATCATGCTTACGAAGTATTCCCCTGGCCGCCGGCGCGTGCGCGTGCCGGCGGCCTCATGCGCGTAGGACCGCGGCTCTCGCACCATCACTCCCTTAAATGTTCACTTGCCAAGACTGATATGAAGAATCATCCGCGAATTCATGCCCACAGGTGAGGCGGCCCTGTGCCATAATCGGCGCGACGGGAGGTGATGCCCGCTGCGACGCATGACGCGCAAGCGCCGGCTGCGGCAGAAGGCGATGCGGGCCCTGGGTCGCCAGATCCGGGAGTCCGGCAGCAGGTTGCCCCTGGTGCTGATCCCGGTGACGATGGTGATCTCCAGTCTGGCGGCCGGGCACGTGACCGGGGCGACCTTCGCTCTCAACCAGGACGTCGGGCAGGCGCAGAGCATCCAGTTCCAGGCCCTGACCACATCGCAGGTGCTCCGTTTCACCTCGGGCCGGGTCCAGCTGGTGGAAGATGGCGGGCCGGACCAGGTGGGCTCGG
The nucleotide sequence above comes from Symbiobacterium thermophilum IAM 14863. Encoded proteins:
- a CDS encoding response regulator transcription factor, which encodes MGIQEAEKTSVAVYSLERIWGAHLSQRELEVGRLLVSGRSTQEIAAALFISENTVKTHLRNLYRKTRTRSRVELYRALMEAASAPARIGTVAEDLPAEFQRIFADLHQDQAEGMNATVVLLHLEFFQSGLATRVPGTILTDLLATSIRSRDHLLPWRDDLYLLLLPGSDRTAAVEVADRLVRKVQRWAQRKRLMMRAAVGAAAIAEGAGTAPSVVQLAVQRLRHVDYID